GGCATGGTGAAGGAATGGATATTCCAGCCCCGCTAATCTCGCATATAGCCAGCCTCGCTGCGTACAGAGATCGGACATATTCCAGAGCCAGGTATGTATCAGAATCGGTCGGGGTTTCAGGGTTCCGCCCTATAGATTTGCAGGATGTAACGAGCTTCGTGGCAGCGAGTTTGTtacaggatgaagatgagttgATAGATTCGAGTATCTTGAGCGCCTCGCTAAATATGCCATCATGTTTCTGGGTTTTAGAGTTGAGAAATGAGACCAAGTCAAGGTCTTCATTGAGATTGTGAATCTGCGTCGGGACCACTGGTCCATTGTGAGTAGTTTGCTAGCAAGTTCAGCCTATGAGCAACTTACCGTCCACTTCAGTATCTGCACACGCAAAGAAAGGAATATATAGGAGCATCATTGACAAGCCCAGCATCTTCATTGTGACAGTCGAAGTCTTCAATAGTATATGAGAAACCACGCACAGTGAAGAATAGTAATAGTATGAGTGAATGAAGAAGGCAATTTAGGATTAACTGTGATGGAATTTCAACGGAACCGAAGACCAGGTATTATAAGTAGAAAcaatgatgaagatgagagaaATTGTCAAATCATCATTGTGTCAAAAGTGAGCGCTGGAGCCTTACCCAGGAAACATCATGAGGGAAACAGAAGGATCCGAAATAAATAATGTCCAACAAGCCCCTTCGAACACAAGCTGAATAATTGAAGTAGAATAATGTCCTAGAATTGAGACAGGCATTCATTCTcaattatttatttttttcttctagGCAGGTTACTTGGTCAAAACTTCACCATCTCTCGAGGATCTATACAGAGACAGGTCACGTGTGTAACCCACGCTAACCGTGTTTGGATCGGGGATACTGTTGGACAAAATCCCGTCCGCATCGGAGATCAAAAGTGTTTCTCCAACAAAAGACCATAACATCACCTCACCATGACGAGTTTCCTACCACAGAGCTGCTTCAGGCAGCTAGCACGGAGTCCTTTCACGAAAAAAACACCCCTTTACCCTTCCTTGCTCCGCTCCCAACCGATACAGCGCTTTTCAACTACACCCCGAGTCCAATCTCGAGTCGGTGGTGCTCCAGTCTCGGTTCCCCCAGAAGTGTCACTAAAGTTCATCGATCTACCTCAGACTACGGCACGGGGTACATCTCAGGACCAAGCGAAAACCGCAATTGAAGTCACGGGACCGTTGGGTGAGTTCCGTCCCATGTCCTATTTTTTTCATTCTTTTGACGGAGACAAGTCTAACATTGCTGTCGCGTGGCAGGTCAATTAACGCTGAACGTCCCTCCTTTCCTCAAAATTGCGCACGATGAGAGCCTCCAGAAAGCAACGGTAGAGGTTGAGGACAGGGAAGTTGCGCATCAGCGTGCTATGTGGGGTGTGTATTCTAGCTCTGATCAAAGTGAAATGAACGATTTTCTGACAGCCCCGGCGGTACAGGAACCACGCGAGCCCATTTACAAAACTGCATCCTCGGAGTCTCGGAAGGGCATATTTGCATTCTGAGTTTGGTTGGTGTCGGCTACAGGGCTACCATCGAGTCAGCGGCGACCACCGTTCAGGCCCAGTATCCCGGTCAACAATTCGTTTCTCTCAAGGCCGGATACTCACACCCAATTGAACTGGGAATCCCGCAAGGCGTTAAGGCAAGCACGCCCCAGCCGACACGTATTCTTCTGCAGGGCAGTGACAAGCAAGTTGTAACACAATTTGCGGCGGAGATCCGAGAGTGGCGCAAGCCAGAGCCTTACAAGGGCAAGGGTATCTTCGTCAACGGAGAGACGGTCAAgctgaaggcgaagaagattcGATAAGCACATCTACGTATTGGGAGCGGAATGTCGGCTATGGtttctgtatttatatcCAAGCGCCTTTCTTTGTGTTGGCGAAGGTTGCTATATCCATGTACTTTTATAGAAGATTCGATCCTGTGCATCCTCAAGACATTTCATTTCTTCATTATATTTGCATTGATCGGCTGCGTTCAGAGCTTCAAAACCTTCTTGACGACGTTGATGACTTCGTCTTGGATAGCCTTGGGAGCAGCCACAACTCCCTTGTTGGCAGCCAAGGTTCTGCCCTTACTGAAGTCCAGCGTCTGGCCATAGATATCAGTCACTTGGCCACCGGCCTCTCTAACAATGATGTCACCAGCAGCGTGATCCCAAATCTTCTCCTGGTAGTCCTTCTTGACAGGGAGTCGGAGATAGATGTCACCTGCTCCGCGTGCAATCGAGCAATACTTGGCCTGCGAATCTAGTCGCACGCTAGGGGAGGTAATTCCGAGAAGCTGAGCGACAGCGGCATTGTCACCCTGAGCAGAGTGTCCAGCCTCGACCCCCTCGCAGAAGACAGCCTGAGAAATATCAGGAACAGGCCGCATGGAGATAGACTTGCTTTCAGCAAGAACACCGTCCTTCAGGGGTCTGCTGATCGATCCGAGGCCTTTGATGGCTGAGAAGAGCACCCCGTTGCCTGCCCCACTGTTCTGGTCGACACCGACCGAAGCGGAAATGGTAGCAGCATCATCCACCGGAAGATTGGGGCAACCGATAGCACCAACCTtgacatcgccatcctctAGCAACCCGAGGCAGACAGCGTATTGACCGCCTCGGAGGAATCCCTTGGTACCGTCAATGGGATCCAGAGCCCAGATACGACCCTTGGGGCCACCGGCACTCTTTCCCTGATCGATGATGTCCAGCATACTCTCTTCGCTTGGTAGGGTACCACCAAGAATCTCGTTGCTCTCAGCGTCCTCCAACTTTACATCCTTGACCAGTCTCCAGATCTCGGTGCTCAAAGTCTTATCTTCCCGGAGACTGCTggcctcttcttcggcgacaaTTTCATCGTTGGGGAAGTTTTTGCGAATTGCCTGGATAATCAGGGCCTGGGCTCCGAAATCGCCAATAGTGACAGGCGACTTGTCGTCTTTTGATACAGTgcccttggccttctcgTTGAACACCTTCTGTGTGAGGATAGTCGCACGCTGGACCGCGAGCTCGGCAATATAGCGTTCACGTTCGTAGGACATGGTTGCGAGGTGGGATGATGGCTGTGGTGAGAGGATGAATTGAGGAGTAAGAAGGAAGTTATAGGTGAAACGTGGACGATATTTCAGGAAAACACCGACTCCCAGTGCAAGAGTGGAGCAGAGTACGAGTCGGGAGAAAAATGGGAGACGGGACTTGGGAGTGGAGGAAGGATCAGCCTGCTTTGAAGACCAAAGACGCATTGGATCCCACACGGGGGCACACCGAATACCGTTTTGCCGGTTGTCGAATCGCGGGAGCGGCTTCGTCTGCTAATTGAACCTTCTAATATCGTCCAGCGACCTTGAGCCTTGGGGAGGAGTCCAGAGAGGAGAGGGCCAAATAGCATAAGTTGATGCGGTTAGTTATAATCTCCCCGCACTAAGCCTGTTTTGGTAGCGCGTCGAGGGGCGACGGTCACGAGCCATGACGTGGGAGGCAGACACCGGACACCAGAGTCTGTTACTCTCTTCGGCTGCCGTGCCTTGGTGGCTGCCCTACTGATAAACAATTCTGTGCCTGATTCCTCTCctctgtctgtctgtcgCAAGGCAACATCATCTCGCCATCTGGACAGGCTGCGCGCAATAGACTCAGATCCGCAGTGGAACTCACCGCGGCAGTGCCACCTGCCGTGATACAAAGGGGCTTTCATCTCCGGGGCAAGCACCGGCAAACATTTCAACCCCGGCTGCACCGAACGACTTGGGTCCCTCTCATCACTGGAGGAGCCTGCGATTTTTGTATGGATTTGTGACCAGCATACTATGCGCATGAGCATCCGAACACTGCCTTTGGGTCAACATCGGAAATAGTCCCCACAGCGGAGGGATACCATCATGTTCCACTCAACGGTGAGTTGATGAAACTCTGCATGAAACTACATGTCTACATTGCACGCCAGGGTGGTGCATGTAACTGTCATGTCTATTCGCCGGGCTGGATTCCAGGCTTACTGACTCGCCACTTTATAGAAACCATATTCGGCCGTTACGGTACAAATAGAGGTTCTTACCAGCGAGCAATATGAGGTAGAAGACTCGAGTGGTATTGTCGATCTTATTGAGGCCATCCGTATACAAGCCAGCGGTCCTACAGAGGCCTCCCGCGCCCTCCGCAAGAAGCTGTCAgttcttcccctcccccccAAGACAATCGTTACATCATTAATATTTGCCTAGGAAATACGGCAACATTCACCGTCAATTACGAGCCCTTACGATCCTTGACTTCTTAATCCAAAATGCCGGTGATCGCTTCCACCGGGAATTCGCGGACGAGCCATTGCTGGAACGATTGCGAATCGCAGCCACGGATTCAATTTCCGACCCATTGGTTAAAGAGAAATGCAAGCAGCTGTTTGGACAATGGGCAGTCTCATATAAGGGTACTCCCGGAATGGAACGGATTGCTGGATTATACAGGCAGCTCCCGAAACGAAAGCAACCAGCGAACCAAGCGAAGGCCAAGGTTCTGCGCGATTTGGACAAGTCCTCTGAGCCTCAAATAGGACACTCGGTGTCAGTTTCTTCCGGCAACGGACCTGCAACCGTACTCAGCAGCCCAAAACACAAGCATTCAGCCAGCAAAGCactgaagaaagagaaaaaggaaaagaagctaCACAGCCGTTCGTTCAACTTCGAAAAAGAGAAGCCGGAAATGCTTCAAACTTTAGCTTCCTCCTCAGTTGCTAGTACAAATCTTCTTAACGCTCTCAAACGCGTGAATCGAGAAACGCACAGGGTAagcgaggatgcagaggtACTGAACAGATTCGAGACTTGCAAGCAATTGCGGCGCCAAATTCTGCGATACATTCAACATGTTGAGAGTGAGGAATACCTGGGCAGTCTGATTCATTCGAACGAGGAGTTGGTTTCAGCCTTGATGGCCTTCGAGGTTCTGGACAAGAGCTTGGACTACGACAGTGATAGCGACCAAGATGTTCTCGAGAGCGGCTGGACTCCTGATCACGAAGTCAATGAGTCCTTTGCTGGGCTGGCTATCAACCCTCCCAAGCCGCCTCGCCCTAATCGACCATTGAGCGTCGCGGTGCCTTCACCATCGACACACGGACCAAGATATTCCAGCGAGAGTGAATCAGACTTTGAGCctgatgacgacgacgaggacaatCCGTTTGGGGATAGGAATGCAATTTTGACGCCTGCGGTGGACACCTTTGGTCGAACTGTGTAAGAGAAATCCTAGCCTGAGCCTTTTCAGCCTAACGTCTTTCTAGGAAGGAAGTCTAGAGCATGCGATTCTCTAGTTCCCGCCAATTACCCTGTCGCCCCTATCTTCAATACGTTCTCTATTTCGGCTGCAGCCTAGTATGGATGACACGCGCATGATGCCCGGTGCGCTGCCTGATCTTTCCAAATTATCACGGGCCAATATATGCACACCTCCGCAGCCCCATGTTATGCcttatagtatactacttCGTCCAACAAGCACTACCACTACCGTTCCAGCATGATTTCCTTTTACGATACTATGAATATGACGGAACTATGATCCTTATACCCATGAGGCCGGACTCCGACACCCTCAAGCGAACCCTGAAAAGGGAATACTATCATAAGGCCGTTCTAGCTCTCGTGAGATCCGATAGCAGATCATAATGTAGTCCAAAACTTAGATAGTCCAAATAAACCCTTCTAAATACACTAACTGTATTTGGCAATAAGCTCGTTGGACGGGAGGGTGAGGTGCCTGGGGCTCATGAATTAGTCatcccagcatcatcaccaagACTCTTCCAGACAAAGCTCCcctacagcaacaaccacaacagcaaccatTAACCACGATATGACCCTACGCCTTTAGTATAACACCAATAACCTCATTTTATTTTCTACACACTATACCACCGAGCCACAGGGATTCCTCAACGTACCATGCCCGACTCTCCCCGCGAGGAGCGCCGGCGCTCACGTTCACGCTCGCCGCCTCGCCGCCCAAAAGCCCACGGAGGTTTTCGCTGGAAAGACAAGCGCAGCGCAAACAACGACACTCAAAATGAAGGTGATGCACGCCTAGAGCGGGGTTATCGGAATCGCTCTCCCCGAAGACCGCATGatcgagagcgagagcgagatcGTGGTGGTGATCGTGACCGGTACAGAGGCGAATATCGAGACCGAGAACGGGGTGGAGATCGGGACCGCAGCGATTACCGCGATAACCGAGACAGGGACAGACCTAGAGAGAGGAgccgtgaccgtgaccgtgaccgcgACCAGCGCcccaaagaaaagaaagagaagaaggagaagaagcccaagcccGCGcccgtcggcggcggcgaagcaATGATAATCGTGCACGTCAACGACCGTCTAGGAACGAAAGCTGCGATTCCTTGTCTGCCCTCCGACACGGTAGGGAACTTCAAGGCCCTTGTCGCTGCGCATATTGGACGTGAACCGCATGAGATTCTGCTTAAGAGGCAGGGAGAGCGGCCGTTTAAGGATTTTATTTCGTTGGCGGATTATAGTATTGGAAATGGGGTACAGTTGGATTTGGAGGTCGGAACTGGGGATTAATGATCTTAGCCTTCTGACTGAATGTGGTTTTGGGGAAGGAGGAGCGGGGAGAGATCCCGGGTTTGTTCGTGACCTACTCGCGGGGACTACGGCTATCTATTCTGAAATGAAATATGAGGAAATACACTGCTTTCCGCTACGGTGTTGACATACATTTTTGGTTTTGAGCGACTGCCTCCTGATGGCAGGCTATGGACTGGCCAGGTTGCTGCTGAGATAAAGGGATCGTGCCCCGTATCATATTTATGATGGAAACGCCATGATGCAATATGTTCATTTTGATTCAGTGTGCTCgtgtataatatatacccAATGGAAAAATATCCTCGACTCCATATCTGCAAATATAGACAGTAGAAAAAAACCTTGAATATACCAACGCCGGCAAGGTGGGTATTATATGTAAGCATGGCCAGTCATCTCATATCATTATCCAGGGGAAAggtagaaaagaaaagggaataagagaaagaaataaaagcaAGGAGGACCAGACCAAAGCCTATATTTACAACACTTTCGTCTTCATCCATTCGCTCGTTCCGACGCCGAGGTTGAGCCCATTGCGAGCCCACCATTTCCGAACTCGTTCTTCGGCACCAGACACGGGGTCTGCATCTTCAAGGGCTTCCTCGATGTCACAGGTCTTGAACTCGACTCGGAGACCGCTTTGACGCCACCATTCTAATACGTTATCATGACCGTTCTTAGTTGGCCCGACGAGCACCTGACAGTCGAAGATCATCTTGGCGCCTTTCAACCTATACCAGAAATCAAGGACATGGACGTGTCCATGAGTGCTAGCGATTCGCGCAACCGACTCGGCATGTGTATATGGAATGCCTGACGCATCCCACCAGGCAAGCGAGGCCGTTCTTCCAGACTGTGCAGCGAGCAGAACCGATTTCCCGACCTTAAGGGGCAATGGGCAGGCACGAGAAGCGGTTTCTGCTGCCTTTTTCCACCAGTTGAGAACATCGACACGGCCCTCGGCGCTGGCAGACTCGAGCGCCCTCTCAGTATACCGTAATTCAAGACCTGAGGTCCGCCACCACTCTAGGACATCAATAAAGCCGGCGCGAGAAGCCCCATCCATTGAATCTGCAATATATTCTTTGTTAGGGAGCGCCGGCGCGTCTCGCCACCACGTCAATATTTTGGGATTGCCGTATATGGCTGAAGCACGGTACGGAATGTTGGTGAGACGTGAAGTCGTCCAAAGGAGGTCAAGATGATTTTCCGTGAGGTGGGACAAAATATCGGTTCGTGAAAACTTGAAAATGAGATGGCATGCCAGGTCCGATAAAGGTTTCCAGCGGGGCAGGCTATCGATTCGCTTCTTGATTGCGGCAAGTGAACCGCGAAGGATGGTATACTCCAAGGAAGCGGGTGCTGACATTTTCAGAAGATGGCTTTGCCATTCCTTAGGAACGGAGAGTTTCGCGGGGATGCCCACTGCTTTGGCAATTTCCCAATCATGGAGCTGATCTTCAAATACATTTAACCATAATTCTAGAGGCAGCGAGGGCGTGTCTTTTTTCTCGGCAATATTAGATCTGAGTAGTGGCGTTTGAGATGGAAGCGACAAGTTATTGTCCGGTAACGATTTCTCTAAAGGGTCATCGTCTTGAGGTGCCGTGGACTTAATGGTTTCGACAGTAATTGGGATCGGTTGTGATAATGAGAGCGTAAGCGTTTTCTCAATCAATTCATGGAGCTCTTTCAGCCCACTCCACGGCAACTGTATCAGCTCTTCAGGTGCGTTATATTTCCATAAAACGGGGGATACAAGGTCGATCCAAGGCCAGAACCGATGAACTTCCTGGAGCTGTCTCTCGGTCAGCGGATGTTCCCATTCCGATATTGTCATTCCCGGAATCAGAATGACAGGTTTCGTAGACATCCAACCCCGTAACAATGCCAACGTCAAGGTGTTGGTGAGGCCTGATAGCATAGAACCCAGTGTCCCCGCATCAACAGGGGCGACGAGCAACAGATCCGCCCATTCACAAAGTTCCGCTGCTTTTGCCTTCAGCCACCTTCGAGCGCCAATTTCCTTTTCGAAAGTTTTCCCATCCACCGTATCCATATAATGAGGGACCTTATTGGTGCCGGAAAGTAGGGCAAACGGCTCGTCCGTTATGAATCTGACTTCAATTCCGGGGTGCTGGACTAAGGAGGGGAGGACATTGTCGACGAATTCGCTGTCGGTTGAGATCAATAATCGTTTGCGACGGGTGGCTAACGAGACATTTTCATGCTTTGGCGCGTCTTTCGCAGAAATGCCGGCATCATTCGAGGTTTCGAACACCTTTTCCACCGGATCTTCATCGATGTCCATCTCACTAACCTCTGCACTTTTCGATTCGGTGTTGCTGGTCCCACTCGGAGGTACAGTGCTGTGCATTTGGAAACCAACAGCCATCAActaagtattttatttttccCGTAGGGAACAGGATGAAGGATAACGATGGCGGTAAGGTCAAGAATGGTATCTTCGTAGGGAGGTGGCGCGAGGCGTAATATGCAACGGCGGACGAAATCTCGTCGACGTAATAAAGAATCAGGCAAAGCAACCCGCAGCCAGTGATATATGATAATTAAACAAAGGCGACAAGCAAAAAAGGAGACGAGAAAACGGGCAAAGGTGAGTTCAGTTGATTTAAGACAATGCGCAAGAGCGGTCCAGATTGTTGCCCAAGCAGGTCACCAGCTAGCCACAAAATACCATGTAATAATCCATCGAAGAGACCGTGGCACAGATCGATAGGCTCTCGTTGGCACGTTGCGCGCTCCACTGCAGCTCGTGTCAAGGATCTGGTGGTCCGACCAGGTTTACAAGCGGTGAAGTGACTTTGTCTTTTGGTCTCGATCCTCGGTTTCGGACGCAAGATCCACTAACCCCGCAGCTTTGCTGATGTTCGGATGAGTGCAGGGTGACTGGGCGTTCTCGGGGGGTTATGCCGTCTGTCGCGATTGTCGTAGAGTTGATTGACAAGAAAGTAGAAGAACAAGCGGCGTTGAGATCACGGTTAGCGGCGAGATGGTTCGATGGGATTCGTGGTGGCCTTAAGGCGACAAAGTGAAAACCGTGGTACTGATTGGCGGGGCGGTGAGGCGGATTAATCATAGGCGCTAGTCCTGAAAGGAGcattaagtataaatatggGCCAATCGGGGACGTTCATCAATGCACGTCACACTACGGAGGAAGCTATCCAGGACGGAAGGTGCGATCCTCGCAGGCTAGAGAGGGTTCTTTCCTCGAGATCCCCTTAAAAGACCATGTGAATTGGGAAGGTGCCAGGGACCGGAATATACACTAATATGGAAGGTGTACCCTGTGGCCCGGCATAGTATAAAGTAAGATTGTTTTGATAGCATTCAGTATCTACCTTCTAGTGTATGTGATCTATCCTCTCCTCTAGATACTAAGACTATAATCACTGTAGTGTATGCGAACTCTACATTATCTCCTTCCAGACAGTCACGCTAAAATGCCTTCAATTGTGAAGAATGGAATAGGGGGGAATCCCCTTCTACTCCTCCGTTCGCGCCAAGTTCGAATGCAACCTATGTTCCCGCATGCCAATGCTGACCAACGCTGCAAGGATAGCAATACCAAGCAAGGTGATGAATGTAGCACGCAACGAGTCCATATACGCATCCACAACACCAGGTATCCAATCTGCTGGTGCTTTTTGGATCTCTCCAAGGCTGTCACGGAGGCGGCCAATCACCTCTCGGGCATTGTCACGGTCACCGAAGCGCGACCAGAGTCCAGTTTTGAGAACGTTTTGAAAGACGGAGGACGCAATGGTGATACCGATTGAGCTGCCAGTGCTACGGAATGCGTAGGACGCGGAAGTGATAACCGCATGATGGTCATGGTCCACTGCCGAGATAAGCGCAACTAGGGTTATGGTGAGAATCCCTCCGTAAGCTATCCCAGATAGCAAGAAGTAAAGAAAAGGGAGAGAGGTTGGGGTGCTGAGCTGCAAGGTACAGATCAAGGCCGACGCAACCACCAGAAGTAGCATAGTGACGTAACTATACATTTTATAGCGGCCACTTAAACGCATGAGGGCGCCTGATGCCAGCGACCCGATGGAGATGCCGATAGATTGAGGGATCAATCTCGCTCCAGCGGCAGTAGTAGACATgccttggacttggaagAATATCGGAACGTAGAAAAGAAGCCCAAAAACATTCATCGTAGTGAACCAATTGGTCAGACATGCCGATAACACAGTGCGATCAAGCAACAGACGGACCGGGATAACGGGTTCGGATGCGACGCTCGCTTCGATATAGACGAATAAGCCCAGCGCAACAGCAGAAAGTGGAAGCGTCGTGAGAACAAGAGGGTGTGTCCATGGTAATTGGTTTCCTCCGGTATTGAGACCGAGAAGCAACAGAACAAGGGTGATAACTAGCGTGATAGCACCAAGAAAATCAACGCGCTTGAGCTTGTCCTTTTGCGTGTCTTTCACAGGAACTTTGACGGTCAAGGCCACCAAGATAGCAGACACCACAATAAACGGAACCTGGATCAGGAAGGCCCACCGCCACCCCAGCGTGTCGTTAATCCAACCACCAAATACGCCGCCTAGCCCGCTGCCGACGCCAAAGCAAATGTTGCCGATTCCCTGCCAGACTCCGCGTTTCCGTAACGGAATCAAATCTGAGGTGACAAATGTGGCTATCACAGTTAGACCCCCACCTCCGATACCAGCAATAACCCGTCCCAGGATAATAGTCCATTGGGCTTGGGCAAGACCGCAGATAATATTACCCGCCGCAAAGATCACATTAGAGAAAATCAACCCAGCCTTCCTGGAAAAGATGTCCGTCAGACGCCCGGCTAGCGGCTGGCAAGCGGCAGTGGAAATCAAATAAGCCGTTGCCAGCCAAGATAGCAGGGATAGGGATTTGAACGAAGACGATATCGGTCCCGTCAAAGTAGCAACAACAGTAATGTCTGTTCCATTATATTAGGTTGTGCTTTTCACCAAAATCAGGGTCAAGTCATACCAAGTGCTGCAAGGAAGACTCCCACCCATACGCTACACAAAACTAAGAGCAGTCGCTTTGTGCTTggctcctcatcctcgaccgctggctggggttgattAGCCAGGAGAGGCGTCTGCTCCGATACCGGTTCACGTCCAGCATTTTCCGCCGGTGCAGGTGGCGTAGACTCATCGAAGCGCATCTTCGAAAGATGTGTACCTGAATATGTGTAGGATGCACTGTCAATAAGTGACGACAATGGGTGTAGAAGCACGACTGCGGAGACCCCACTGATTAGTCAGCCAATTTGGGGTGACAAACGATCTGCAGTGAAACCATTTTCATACCAAACCTCAACGGCTCCGTTTCGCTCTATATGTTTGGGGTCCTTGCTTTTCCTATTAACTAGCTCTTTGGTCGGGGACAGTTTAGTCTTGAGGTGGTGAATAGCTTCGAAGGTATAACGTTTTGAGGCGAGTTACACGCGGCAGATCTTACTGAGCAGTTTGGGAGCTGAGTCAATTGAGGGCAGCGGTTCAAAATAGGAGTTACCTGCTAAGTCATTGAAAAAGTTGTGGCTGCCTCTACTTGGTTTGCCGTATCAGTGGTATGCTCCCGTTCCTGGAGATATGATAAATGGTCAAAAAGAACATCCTTCTCATATTTCAAGAGTTTTCTTGAATGATCAGGAGTAACCCTCATATAGCTCACATTGGTCGCAAAAGAAGGTTATAACGCAATGAGCATTGATGGTTCATACTCTGGATCTTAACTATTGCGAAACAATCTGGGATAAACTGCAATAGAATATGCAAGGGCCCGTTGGTGGAAAATTATTCCGAGATTTGGCGGTAGAATAATTACCCTCTaacttatactatatatagagaGTACACATTACATTCGTAAGCTGCGGGAAGGCATCCCCCCTTTTCTGTACTTTTAGCTCCAAATACATGGCTATTGTATTTTGCATGTTTTTGGAGTATCGTGAATCGACATAGATCATGAGCATATCTGTCGAAATCGCAAGACATATCTCACCAAACACCCTGCTCCAGGGTTCATCTGAAACAAATTGCCTGGTTCACACCCGAATCTCCTCGCCCGTATTCCCGATCAGTCCCGTGCAGGGTACTAGCAGGAAGGCCAGTAGAATGTTGTGTCTGCTAGCTTGAAGCGCCGCTGTTGCTTACCTAACACCGCTATCTTAACTAAGGTGGTTAGCTAACTAGAATAGGTTAGACTGAGTAACTAACGACGCCGTTAGCTTGGATGTACAGCACAGCCACCCCCATCTCGCATTGACTGGCAGACTGACATTTAGTTTGACTTgcctctcctctcctctttcctGTCATTGTTGCACTGTTACTTTCCTGTTGAGTGTCCCGCTGTGCTCTATACATTGAAATATCCCCTCTGTTTTTTATCTCTTCCGCAAATTCCACTGCCAGAGCAAGATGCCTGGTGTTCGTGAGTCGATACCCTACCCCTCCACTGCAGCTTGTCCCATGCACAGGCCAGTGTAGCTGACAATGTCTCACGTCAAAGCGCCCGATGCGCTTGATCAGCTGAAGAAGGGCTTCAAGGCCATCTTCCGGAAAAAGAAGGCGGAAGCTACGGGCTCAGCGACCGACACGCCAGAGGACAAGCCTGCCGAGGCTCCTGCTCAAGCTGCTCCTGCCACTGAAGCCAAGCCTACCGAGCCAACTACGGCTGCAGAGCCTCAGCCTGGTATGTTTGTCTATACTCACAATTTACGCTAGAGTGCCCAATAACCGTCGTACCTACgataagcagcagcagcagaggctcCTGAGACAGATAAGCCCGTCGAAGCACCAGCCACTGAAGCTAAACCCGAGACCGCTGAGGCTGcgcctgctgcagctgcgcctCCCGCTCCGCCACCAAAGACTGAAGAAGCCCCAACTGAGGCTAAGGCCGACGCTCCTACTGAGACTAAGACTGAATCTCCGGCCCCCGCTGAGACTCCGGCTCCCGTTGCAGCTCCTATTGAGAGCGTCAACTCCGACCCGTCTATACCTCCTGATTCCACGGTTCCCGAGACCCCGTTTGAAACTCCGGCCGAGAAATCCGCTGAGTTAGGTGAACCTGCAAAGCCTGCCGAAACGGA
Above is a window of Aspergillus puulaauensis MK2 DNA, chromosome 2, nearly complete sequence DNA encoding:
- a CDS encoding uncharacterized protein (COG:S;~EggNog:ENOG410Q1RQ), with translation MPGVPPDALDQLKKGFKAIFRKKKAEATGSATDTPEDKPAEAPAQAAPATEAKPTEPTTAAEPQPAAAEAPETDKPVEAPATEAKPETAEAAPAAAAPPAPPPKTEEAPTEAKADAPTETKTESPAPAETPAPVAAPIESVNSDPSIPPDSTVPETPFETPAEKSAELGEPAKPAETERAAEPAEPAEPAKPAEPAEKPAEEKPAEPTEPAKPAEAEKPAEAAAEPAKTK